In Pedobacter africanus, a single window of DNA contains:
- a CDS encoding helix-turn-helix domain-containing protein, with protein MSSIPGIEQLSSRLSAAQIEKLSKAAERHKTQSNITFTILSVSDDYLEIETAQGETKSGKYATEATLIGRTKELFEKLCPGAEIRVSPASFAPAPASIVNTAWLERRMQEKGVRIKQIAFDTGIDRESISDWVTGKRSMSQIVKAMFYFYLSR; from the coding sequence ATGAGCAGTATCCCAGGAATTGAGCAACTGAGCTCCAGGCTTTCAGCAGCCCAAATTGAAAAACTTTCAAAGGCAGCAGAACGCCATAAGACACAATCGAACATTACCTTTACCATTCTTTCAGTTTCCGACGATTACCTTGAAATAGAAACGGCACAGGGCGAAACCAAGTCTGGCAAGTATGCAACAGAAGCTACACTGATCGGCAGAACAAAAGAGCTCTTTGAGAAACTCTGTCCCGGCGCAGAAATCAGGGTCAGTCCGGCCAGCTTCGCGCCCGCTCCTGCCAGCATTGTCAACACCGCCTGGCTGGAACGAAGGATGCAGGAGAAAGGGGTCAGGATCAAACAAATCGCTTTTGACACAGGAATAGACCGGGAGAGTATTTCTGACTGGGTGACAGGAAAACGATCCATGAGCCAGATCGTAAAAGCCATGTTTTACTTTTACTTGTCCAGGTAA
- a CDS encoding FecR family protein yields the protein MAQFQEIEDLILKFLKKEISPEEESLLQQWIDQDDKNKMLFNELTNKDLLQNKMQAFHSIEKFQKEAARKELFMQIGTEAKVVPINRFKRSLGWIAAAVVIGVAAIAIIMNISKDKMISTPVAAQPSETDVAPRHDGAVLTLASGKTIVLDDVKDGKLTDIAVKNRNQVSYVNGSKEKVELNTMTTPKGKQFSLVLGDGTKVWLNAASSITYPTAFVGNERKVDITGEVYFEVTHDAKKPFNVTVNGMNVQVLGTHFNINSYGDQGSIKTTLLQGSIKVSIAGKTQMIKPGQQAQVSNENIRVASNTDVAAVMAWKNGFFSFEGVDVKVLMKEISRWYDVEVIYQGEPKDLFSGEIDRNLTLTQVLKGLADTKVRYRIEEGKKLIILP from the coding sequence ATGGCACAATTTCAAGAAATAGAGGATTTGATACTAAAGTTTCTGAAGAAGGAGATAAGTCCTGAAGAAGAGAGTTTATTACAGCAATGGATAGATCAAGACGATAAAAACAAAATGCTGTTTAATGAACTAACAAATAAGGATTTACTTCAAAATAAAATGCAAGCCTTCCACAGCATAGAAAAATTTCAAAAGGAGGCTGCAAGAAAAGAGCTTTTTATGCAAATAGGGACTGAGGCTAAAGTAGTTCCAATCAATAGATTTAAGAGGTCATTAGGCTGGATTGCTGCAGCCGTTGTTATAGGTGTGGCTGCCATTGCGATAATAATGAATATTTCAAAAGATAAGATGATTTCTACCCCGGTTGCTGCACAGCCTTCTGAAACTGATGTAGCTCCAAGACATGATGGTGCCGTTTTAACATTAGCGAGTGGAAAAACAATTGTTTTAGACGATGTAAAGGATGGAAAACTGACTGATATTGCGGTAAAGAACCGTAACCAGGTTTCTTATGTAAATGGCAGTAAAGAAAAAGTTGAACTGAACACCATGACGACACCAAAAGGGAAGCAATTCTCCCTGGTGCTTGGCGATGGCACTAAAGTTTGGTTAAATGCGGCCAGCTCTATTACCTACCCGACAGCTTTTGTTGGAAATGAACGAAAAGTAGATATAACTGGTGAAGTTTATTTCGAGGTTACTCATGATGCTAAGAAGCCATTTAATGTAACAGTAAACGGTATGAATGTTCAGGTGTTAGGAACACATTTTAACATTAACAGCTATGGAGATCAAGGAAGCATAAAAACCACATTGTTGCAAGGCAGTATCAAAGTTTCCATTGCAGGGAAAACCCAAATGATAAAGCCAGGACAACAAGCGCAGGTTTCAAATGAGAACATTAGAGTGGCATCAAATACTGATGTGGCAGCAGTGATGGCATGGAAAAATGGATTCTTTTCTTTTGAAGGCGTCGATGTAAAAGTGCTTATGAAAGAAATATCCAGATGGTATGATGTGGAAGTGATCTATCAGGGAGAACCTAAAGATCTTTTCTCAGGCGAAATTGACCGGAACTTAACATTAACTCAGGTTTTGAAAGGTCTGGCGGATACAAAGGTGAGATACCGTATAGAAGAGGGGAAAAAACTTATAATACTTCCATAA
- a CDS encoding thioredoxin family protein: protein MKKIFFLFVLIFVMTGTLCAQGISFEHVTFSEALAKSKKDNKLLFVDFYTDWCVPCKKMTAETFSLPSVGSIFNDRFIAIKVDAEKGEGIELAKKYKVNAFPTMFWMNSEGKIVYTVVGYRNEPDFLKEIERINKSAEFGGLEAMTQQFRNGSNDPVFLLNFYKLLAEKDPMRPKVALQYLNSLPDDQLFDQDNEMTIGIIGDMIDVVNMFDKRFFYHYAEELKKRVDAGMKISKSYSLGVAFTIQLKIRDFLNAAISKPNKQLFDDLVAYQEKWPNHSYKNRDGDTNLQTGRGIGFASSDFLKLQYMFVNDDNPNLFKQMLVPYMTNLMQDSSAYSANKRLNNLLNRPDRKKGFNDMLYMLFKGYKDISMNNIINWTDYFWKNSPSDKRTREQVSTWAFFAGEFNPLQSGLVIEAAILINRTGDKNKALALLDKTITLHNKMAIKNKDRIVKNLENAKRDIINKKV, encoded by the coding sequence ATGAAAAAAATCTTTTTCTTATTTGTACTTATTTTTGTGATGACTGGTACGCTATGTGCGCAGGGCATTTCATTTGAGCACGTTACATTTTCTGAGGCCTTGGCAAAATCCAAAAAAGATAACAAGCTCCTTTTTGTTGATTTCTACACGGATTGGTGCGTTCCCTGTAAAAAGATGACTGCGGAAACCTTCTCACTTCCTTCAGTCGGCTCCATCTTCAATGATCGTTTTATCGCAATTAAAGTAGATGCCGAGAAAGGAGAAGGCATCGAGCTTGCTAAAAAGTATAAGGTAAATGCGTTTCCTACTATGTTTTGGATGAATTCGGAAGGGAAAATTGTCTACACAGTTGTCGGCTATCGTAATGAACCTGACTTCCTGAAGGAAATTGAACGTATAAATAAGTCTGCCGAATTTGGAGGGCTGGAAGCTATGACCCAGCAATTTAGAAACGGCTCAAACGATCCTGTTTTTTTATTGAATTTTTATAAATTACTGGCAGAGAAGGATCCTATGCGACCAAAGGTTGCACTTCAGTATCTGAACAGCTTGCCTGATGATCAGCTTTTTGATCAGGATAATGAAATGACAATTGGTATAATTGGCGATATGATTGACGTCGTGAATATGTTTGATAAACGTTTTTTTTATCATTATGCTGAAGAGCTGAAGAAACGCGTTGACGCGGGCATGAAAATCTCCAAAAGTTATAGTTTAGGGGTTGCTTTTACTATTCAATTGAAAATACGTGATTTTCTGAATGCGGCTATTTCAAAGCCAAATAAACAATTGTTTGATGACCTGGTAGCCTATCAGGAAAAATGGCCCAATCATTCATACAAAAATCGTGATGGAGATACGAATCTGCAGACTGGCAGAGGCATCGGCTTTGCATCCTCAGATTTTTTAAAGCTCCAGTATATGTTTGTTAACGATGACAATCCCAATTTATTCAAACAAATGCTGGTTCCCTATATGACTAATTTGATGCAGGATTCTAGTGCCTATAGTGCAAATAAGAGGTTGAATAACCTGCTGAATCGCCCAGACCGAAAGAAGGGCTTTAATGACATGCTGTACATGCTCTTCAAAGGATATAAAGACATTTCTATGAATAATATTATCAACTGGACTGATTATTTCTGGAAAAACTCGCCATCCGATAAAAGAACCAGGGAACAGGTGTCGACCTGGGCGTTTTTTGCAGGCGAATTCAATCCATTACAATCCGGGTTAGTAATAGAAGCCGCTATACTTATCAATAGAACTGGTGATAAAAACAAAGCGTTGGCTTTACTTGACAAGACCATAACGTTACATAACAAGATGGCTATTAAAAACAAAGACCGTATTGTAAAGAATCTCGAAAATGCTAAGCGAGACATCATAAATAAAAAGGTATAG
- a CDS encoding RagB/SusD family nutrient uptake outer membrane protein, with translation MKRYILIAIVLLGTALMPGCKKYLQYTPADTRFLIDMPSIKQTLASYLYNFQRNAKFVGDAPGPWLRDCYYSSTYFEYADVWSFSNLDAKSTALTENEKRLAGRIKLNNPEWASHYAIVGFMNLIIAEGLKTKDNEEMKNYVVGEALIHRAFSLFKLLQYYSPVDDPALGIPINTSIDTNYKDLDLSRKSQKEVFDRIIKDLTDAESRINKTLPRASYNILYNYDVIYRLLAQTYHWYASTTGSNEYWAQAAKYADLAINDQKAAAGALPQDLATLKRLCFTASFVTGTISTEGYPESIFNMNEMSTEFSINYGYKFDLWNSLYKDNDLRKRAWFLASNKQTTPIADLTPTDLNPVANKLASLSIYRKFPAFRLSEQYLIWIEALAHTDFDKAKTVLKTWQSRRYSGNASDYYTPGSVHDLVNEVLKERKREFILEGDMIWLDMKRTHTSETRVVQGKQFELVGNDWKYQFMIPASETEKNPGIKQNPGWSDVIVIP, from the coding sequence ATGAAAAGATATATACTAATTGCCATCGTATTACTTGGAACGGCGTTAATGCCGGGCTGTAAGAAATATTTACAATATACCCCTGCTGATACAAGGTTCCTGATTGATATGCCATCAATAAAACAAACGCTTGCATCCTACCTATATAATTTTCAGCGTAATGCAAAATTTGTTGGAGATGCCCCAGGCCCCTGGCTACGCGACTGTTATTACAGCAGCACTTATTTCGAATACGCCGATGTCTGGTCTTTTAGCAATTTGGATGCAAAATCAACTGCTTTAACCGAGAATGAAAAAAGGCTTGCAGGCAGAATAAAACTCAATAACCCTGAGTGGGCTTCCCATTATGCTATTGTGGGATTCATGAACCTGATTATTGCCGAAGGGTTGAAAACCAAGGACAATGAAGAGATGAAGAACTATGTAGTGGGAGAAGCTTTAATTCACAGGGCATTTTCATTGTTTAAGTTGTTGCAGTATTATAGCCCGGTGGATGATCCTGCTTTGGGCATTCCCATAAATACGAGTATTGATACTAATTATAAGGATCTGGATTTATCAAGAAAATCACAAAAGGAAGTATTTGACCGTATTATTAAAGATCTGACTGATGCTGAATCAAGAATAAATAAAACCCTGCCTAGAGCTTCATACAATATACTTTACAATTATGATGTGATATACAGGTTGCTTGCACAAACGTATCATTGGTACGCAAGTACCACCGGTTCCAATGAATATTGGGCTCAGGCGGCCAAATATGCCGATCTGGCTATTAACGATCAAAAAGCTGCTGCTGGCGCACTGCCGCAGGATCTTGCGACTTTGAAGCGACTTTGTTTTACCGCCTCTTTTGTAACTGGTACAATAAGTACTGAGGGCTACCCTGAATCCATTTTTAACATGAATGAAATGAGCACAGAGTTTTCAATCAATTATGGATATAAATTTGATTTATGGAATTCCTTATATAAAGATAATGATCTGCGTAAAAGAGCCTGGTTCTTAGCCAGCAATAAACAGACAACACCTATTGCCGATCTTACACCTACAGATTTAAACCCTGTTGCCAATAAATTGGCTTCTTTAAGTATCTATCGAAAGTTTCCGGCCTTCCGTCTTTCCGAGCAATACCTGATATGGATAGAAGCATTGGCCCATACTGATTTTGATAAGGCAAAAACTGTGTTGAAAACATGGCAGTCCAGGCGTTATAGTGGTAATGCCAGTGATTACTACACCCCTGGATCCGTTCATGATCTGGTTAATGAAGTACTAAAGGAGCGTAAAAGGGAGTTTATCCTGGAGGGCGATATGATCTGGCTCGATATGAAACGCACGCATACTTCTGAAACTCGCGTGGTGCAGGGCAAACAGTTCGAACTGGTGGGTAATGACTGGAAATACCAGTTTATGATTCCCGCTTCCGAAACTGAAAAAAATCCTGGAATTAAACAAAACCCAGGCTGGAGCGATGTTATTGTTATTCCATAA
- a CDS encoding zinc-dependent alcohol dehydrogenase, which translates to MKAAVFHKPGDISYTTVADPRIELATDIILKVTSTAICGSDLHILSGAVPQTTDMVMGHEFMGIVEEVGAEVRNLKKGDRVIVPFPIACGHCFFCNHGASPSCENSNYKHYGPNGDLMDQKGAALFGYTDLYGGYSGGQAEYVRVPYADVSPRIIPDNLSDEQALFLTDIFPTGWSGVDWAQLKGGEVVAIFGSGPVGLMAQKAAWLNGASRVIAIDPLDYRLEKAKAVNKVDTLNPHRVNVVEAIREMTQGRGADVCIDAVGFEPERSFMDKVKATINFEKGSMKVLEMCFEAVRRSGTVSVLGVYGSPYDNFPLFRIFDKGITIKQGQAPVLNYIDHLIMLVREEKVVLDDIISHKLPLSEVAQGYKIFDEKADDCVKVVLKP; encoded by the coding sequence ATGAAAGCAGCAGTATTTCACAAACCGGGAGACATCAGTTATACTACGGTCGCCGATCCCAGGATCGAACTGGCCACCGATATCATTTTAAAAGTAACCAGCACTGCAATATGTGGTTCTGACCTGCATATTTTAAGCGGGGCGGTGCCGCAGACTACAGATATGGTGATGGGCCATGAGTTTATGGGTATTGTTGAAGAAGTGGGGGCTGAAGTAAGAAATCTTAAAAAGGGAGACCGCGTCATTGTTCCTTTTCCGATTGCCTGTGGTCATTGCTTTTTTTGTAACCATGGTGCTTCTCCATCCTGCGAAAATTCCAATTACAAGCATTACGGCCCGAACGGGGATCTGATGGACCAGAAAGGAGCTGCTTTGTTTGGTTATACTGATCTGTATGGTGGGTATTCGGGAGGGCAGGCAGAATATGTGCGTGTGCCTTATGCAGATGTAAGTCCGAGAATCATTCCGGATAACCTGAGCGATGAACAGGCACTTTTTCTGACCGATATTTTTCCAACGGGATGGTCGGGTGTCGACTGGGCGCAGTTGAAAGGCGGTGAGGTTGTAGCGATTTTTGGATCTGGCCCTGTAGGACTGATGGCACAAAAGGCCGCCTGGCTAAACGGTGCCAGCCGGGTAATTGCTATTGATCCACTGGACTATCGTCTGGAAAAAGCTAAAGCGGTTAATAAGGTAGATACACTAAACCCACATAGAGTTAATGTAGTGGAAGCCATTCGTGAAATGACTCAGGGAAGAGGTGCAGACGTTTGCATTGATGCAGTAGGATTTGAACCCGAGCGCAGTTTTATGGATAAGGTAAAAGCAACGATCAATTTTGAAAAGGGCAGCATGAAGGTGCTGGAAATGTGTTTTGAAGCGGTTCGCCGTAGCGGAACGGTATCAGTCCTGGGGGTTTATGGTAGTCCTTACGATAATTTCCCGCTGTTCAGGATCTTTGATAAAGGCATCACCATTAAGCAGGGACAGGCTCCGGTACTGAATTATATCGATCATTTGATCATGCTGGTCAGAGAAGAAAAGGTGGTGCTGGATGATATCATTAGCCATAAACTGCCTTTGAGTGAGGTGGCGCAAGGATATAAAATATTTGATGAAAAAGCAGATGATTGTGTAAAAGTTGTTTTAAAACCTTAA
- a CDS encoding RNA polymerase sigma-70 factor: MSIQSENIDVVSGLRQGKNHALTILFDRYFTSLCHFATRLVQDSEDAKDIVLVTFNKLWNSRENFHSEQNIKSFLYIAVKNACFDFLKVNGRRLAHHESFSTLDEINEGDFELRQVETELLRKIYEEAAKLPEKCRKVFELTYLEELNSSEIAQQLNISISNVTSQRARAIQLLKIALLDQDLLFFYFLLLTLNRKV, from the coding sequence ATGTCCATCCAATCAGAAAATATAGATGTAGTTAGCGGATTGCGGCAGGGAAAAAACCATGCCCTTACTATCTTATTTGACCGCTATTTTACCTCTTTATGCCATTTTGCAACACGTCTGGTTCAGGACAGTGAAGATGCTAAAGACATTGTTCTGGTTACTTTTAATAAGCTTTGGAATAGCCGTGAGAACTTTCATTCCGAGCAAAACATTAAATCATTTTTATACATTGCTGTTAAGAATGCTTGTTTTGATTTTCTTAAAGTTAACGGGCGCCGGCTGGCACACCACGAGAGTTTTTCAACGCTGGACGAGATAAATGAGGGGGACTTTGAACTAAGACAAGTCGAAACAGAATTGCTGAGAAAGATATATGAGGAAGCTGCTAAGCTTCCAGAAAAATGCAGAAAGGTATTTGAACTTACTTATTTGGAGGAATTAAACTCCAGTGAAATTGCTCAGCAACTCAATATATCCATTTCTAATGTAACTAGCCAGAGAGCCAGGGCCATCCAGTTGCTTAAAATCGCTCTTTTAGACCAAGACCTCCTATTTTTTTATTTCTTACTTTTAACTTTGAACAGAAAAGTTTAG
- a CDS encoding YciE/YciF ferroxidase family protein, producing MATTTKTGAKAATKSKTGKMENSEFHEFFVDELKDIYWAEKHLSKALPKMKKAATSPELAAAFEKHTEETNNHIATLEQVFQLLDEKAQAKKCDAMVGLIKEAESIIEDTDADTMIRDAGLILAAQKVEHYEIATYGTLVVFANNMGHTDVAELLQFTLDNEKATDVALTEIAVSSINEQAAAE from the coding sequence ATGGCAACTACAACAAAAACCGGCGCAAAAGCCGCCACAAAATCCAAAACAGGCAAGATGGAAAATTCAGAATTCCATGAATTCTTCGTAGATGAACTCAAAGACATCTACTGGGCAGAAAAACACCTTTCTAAAGCGCTCCCAAAAATGAAGAAGGCCGCAACCAGCCCTGAACTCGCAGCTGCATTTGAAAAACATACAGAAGAAACCAATAATCACATTGCAACTCTGGAGCAGGTTTTTCAGCTACTGGATGAAAAAGCTCAGGCAAAAAAATGCGATGCCATGGTAGGATTGATAAAAGAAGCTGAAAGCATAATTGAGGATACCGATGCGGATACTATGATCCGGGATGCAGGGCTAATCCTGGCAGCCCAAAAGGTAGAGCATTACGAAATTGCAACCTATGGTACTCTGGTAGTTTTTGCCAACAACATGGGACATACCGATGTGGCCGAACTCCTGCAATTTACACTTGACAATGAAAAGGCAACTGACGTCGCCCTTACAGAAATTGCAGTAAGCTCAATCAATGAACAGGCAGCAGCTGAATAA
- a CDS encoding DUF3606 domain-containing protein: MPRGTKVERNSVSNQPHEIKYEADKMNVKAADIKDAKKGGSNQRKDIEKKVK, translated from the coding sequence ATGCCTAGAGGAACAAAAGTGGAAAGAAATTCGGTATCGAACCAGCCACACGAGATCAAGTACGAAGCTGATAAAATGAATGTGAAAGCTGCTGATATTAAGGATGCGAAAAAAGGCGGATCCAATCAGCGAAAAGACATTGAAAAAAAAGTAAAGTAA
- the ligD gene encoding non-homologous end-joining DNA ligase, with protein MARSKMPAIVSPMLCTLTAAPVESTDYIYEMKWDGYRIVSRVEKNKVTMSSRGGLDYTRKYPLIAEALKSLEHDLIIDGEVVVLNEEGKPDFDTLQLYNGKRSPIRYCVFDLLYLDGNNLMELPLCQRKELLETLVKGNQIFLFSQSFEDGKALYEKVLEDNLEGIVAKKKDSPYVPGARAYDWLKVPTRKRQEFVIGGWAESDKSRSFKSLLFGAYENGMLQWIGRSGGGYKQAEMPGILKQLQEIETDESPFANKVLDTKGAKTHWVKPILVANFEFATWTKSGRIRKPATFLGFRKDKKPKDVVREVPKESQTVEAVIEQQHEEEQENSQPKGKKSSNKDNVKNNKKAEDNKSDLEKYHQKRSFDITPEPTGGAPDNQKLIFVVQKHDASHLHYDFRLEVRGVLKSWAVPKGPSMNPKDHRLAMEVEDHPYDYKDFEGIIPEGQYGGGTVLVWDNGTWEPSENIKGKKEQEHWLLSHYHKNKLSITLHGKKLKGKFNLIKTYGKAENAWLLTKVKDGHELETDITKKDQSVLSGYTILEVAMNSHSRIWHSNRKNSAVSAQLDAEVNGPEVLNESVTTTKARGHTQIKHSTVGQLFPKSKNNGSTRSNISAESNWNKIFEEKIKSEGAITIEKQTLQLSNIEKKLWKKTNKAALIAYYNSISRYILPHLKDRPLTLHVKNISAGAPGFYIKDMEGFQPDFLDIHSTKRKHKVKGKAGIIDYAVCNNLPALLWLINLGCIDLNPWNSTTKKPDEPDYIAIDLDPSDEDFKKAAKTAVKAKEYFHTQQLSAFIKTSGQTGIHIFIPCKGFTHPQARKIAEHICQEIHELTPMFTTLEVSVDKRGSKLFVDFSQNDQADTLAAAYSVRPSKQPAVSTPIEWEELTLDLKPSDFTIENIPSRLLEKGDLWKDLHNSNIKTKNSKILQLML; from the coding sequence ATGGCCAGATCAAAAATGCCAGCCATTGTTTCGCCCATGCTCTGCACCCTAACCGCGGCGCCTGTGGAAAGCACCGATTACATTTATGAAATGAAATGGGACGGCTACCGCATTGTCTCGAGGGTAGAAAAGAACAAAGTAACCATGAGTTCAAGAGGTGGCCTTGACTATACCCGCAAGTACCCGCTAATTGCCGAAGCCTTGAAAAGCCTGGAACATGACCTGATCATTGATGGAGAAGTGGTGGTCTTAAACGAAGAAGGCAAACCCGATTTTGATACCCTCCAACTTTACAACGGGAAACGCAGCCCGATCCGGTACTGCGTATTTGATCTGCTATACCTGGATGGCAACAACCTGATGGAGCTGCCGCTTTGCCAGCGTAAAGAGCTTTTGGAAACCCTCGTCAAAGGCAACCAGATTTTCCTGTTCAGCCAGAGCTTTGAAGACGGAAAGGCGCTCTATGAAAAAGTACTCGAAGATAACCTGGAAGGCATAGTCGCCAAAAAAAAAGACAGTCCCTATGTCCCTGGCGCCAGGGCGTATGACTGGTTAAAAGTGCCAACCCGAAAAAGGCAGGAATTTGTGATTGGCGGCTGGGCAGAGTCAGACAAATCCAGGTCTTTCAAATCCCTGCTCTTCGGCGCCTATGAAAACGGAATGCTGCAATGGATCGGACGATCAGGTGGTGGATACAAACAGGCCGAAATGCCCGGCATACTCAAACAGCTCCAGGAAATAGAAACGGATGAATCTCCCTTTGCCAATAAAGTGCTGGACACCAAAGGTGCAAAAACACACTGGGTAAAACCCATACTAGTAGCCAATTTTGAATTCGCCACCTGGACAAAATCCGGCCGGATCCGTAAACCCGCCACCTTCCTTGGATTCCGTAAAGACAAAAAGCCCAAAGATGTGGTCAGAGAGGTACCCAAAGAAAGTCAGACGGTAGAAGCGGTCATTGAGCAGCAGCATGAGGAAGAACAGGAAAACAGCCAGCCAAAGGGTAAAAAAAGCAGCAATAAAGACAATGTAAAAAATAATAAAAAAGCAGAAGACAACAAATCCGACCTGGAAAAATACCATCAGAAACGCAGCTTTGACATTACCCCGGAACCTACAGGCGGTGCTCCGGACAACCAAAAGCTGATCTTTGTTGTTCAGAAACACGATGCCTCACACCTGCATTACGACTTCAGGCTGGAAGTCCGTGGTGTACTCAAATCATGGGCAGTGCCCAAAGGGCCATCCATGAACCCCAAAGACCACCGCTTGGCCATGGAAGTAGAAGACCACCCTTATGACTATAAAGACTTTGAGGGCATCATCCCGGAAGGACAATATGGCGGTGGTACCGTTCTGGTCTGGGACAATGGTACCTGGGAACCATCAGAAAACATAAAGGGCAAAAAAGAGCAGGAACACTGGCTACTCTCCCACTACCATAAAAATAAACTGAGCATTACCTTACACGGCAAAAAACTCAAAGGAAAATTCAACCTGATCAAAACCTACGGAAAGGCGGAAAATGCCTGGCTGCTCACCAAAGTCAAAGACGGTCACGAGCTGGAGACAGACATCACCAAAAAAGATCAATCTGTGCTTTCCGGTTATACCATTCTGGAAGTAGCGATGAACAGCCATTCCAGGATATGGCACAGCAACCGTAAAAACAGCGCCGTATCAGCGCAGCTGGATGCAGAAGTCAACGGTCCCGAGGTACTGAACGAATCTGTAACTACCACCAAAGCAAGGGGCCATACCCAAATCAAACACAGCACCGTTGGCCAGCTCTTTCCAAAATCAAAAAACAATGGATCCACCCGGAGCAACATCTCCGCTGAAAGCAACTGGAACAAGATCTTTGAAGAAAAGATTAAATCTGAGGGAGCAATAACCATAGAAAAGCAAACCCTACAGCTCAGCAATATTGAAAAAAAATTGTGGAAGAAAACCAATAAAGCTGCATTGATTGCCTACTACAACAGCATCTCGCGGTACATCCTGCCGCATCTGAAAGACCGGCCACTGACCCTGCACGTTAAAAACATCAGTGCCGGCGCCCCGGGATTCTACATCAAAGACATGGAAGGCTTCCAGCCGGACTTCCTGGACATCCATTCCACTAAAAGAAAACACAAAGTAAAAGGAAAAGCCGGGATCATTGACTATGCTGTATGCAACAACCTTCCGGCACTACTCTGGCTCATTAACCTGGGATGCATCGATTTAAACCCCTGGAATTCGACTACAAAAAAGCCGGACGAACCGGATTACATTGCCATTGACCTCGACCCCTCTGATGAAGACTTTAAAAAGGCAGCGAAAACAGCAGTAAAGGCAAAAGAATATTTTCACACGCAGCAGCTCAGCGCTTTTATCAAAACATCGGGACAAACCGGCATCCACATTTTTATCCCCTGCAAAGGATTTACTCATCCGCAGGCAAGGAAAATAGCTGAACACATCTGCCAGGAAATACATGAACTGACACCCATGTTCACTACGCTGGAAGTATCTGTTGACAAAAGAGGCAGCAAGCTCTTTGTCGACTTTTCACAGAATGATCAGGCCGATACGCTGGCTGCTGCCTACAGCGTCAGGCCGTCCAAACAGCCTGCTGTTTCTACGCCCATCGAATGGGAAGAACTAACCTTAGACCTAAAGCCGTCAGACTTCACAATAGAAAACATACCATCAAGGCTGCTCGAAAAAGGTGACTTGTGGAAAGACCTGCACAACTCAAACATAAAAACCAAAAATTCGAAAATTCTTCAGCTGATGTTGTAG
- a CDS encoding acetyl-CoA hydrolase/transferase C-terminal domain-containing protein codes for MFSDGVISLINKGVINNSLKKLNRGRSVTAFMAGTRKLYDFVDDNPAIRVMDISYVNDTSTIGKTQKWWFKGE; via the coding sequence ATGTTTTCGGACGGCGTGATATCGCTGATCAATAAAGGAGTGATTAACAACAGCCTGAAAAAATTGAACCGCGGCAGGTCTGTTACTGCCTTTATGGCGGGCACCAGGAAACTTTATGATTTTGTAGACGATAATCCTGCTATCCGGGTGATGGATATCAGTTATGTAAACGATACCAGCACCATCGGCAAAACCCAAAAGTGGTGGTTCAAAGGAGAATAA
- a CDS encoding SemiSWEET family sugar transporter encodes MESIQILGLVAGICTSSSVIPQLVKTIKEKKASDVSWIMFIVLILGNALWIYYGGSKSDIPIISTNIFSLLLNTAMLFCKWKYRKKTNKT; translated from the coding sequence ATGGAATCCATTCAAATACTGGGACTTGTAGCAGGTATCTGTACCTCATCGTCGGTCATACCACAACTGGTTAAAACCATAAAGGAGAAAAAAGCATCCGATGTATCCTGGATCATGTTCATTGTATTGATTCTCGGAAACGCGCTATGGATCTATTATGGTGGTTCTAAATCGGATATACCAATCATCTCCACCAATATATTTTCCTTACTGCTCAATACAGCAATGCTATTCTGCAAATGGAAATACAGAAAGAAAACAAATAAAACCTAA